Below is a genomic region from Balaenoptera ricei isolate mBalRic1 chromosome 3, mBalRic1.hap2, whole genome shotgun sequence.
gcaaattcttacttatattaaaatattttacatatattcaaTTCATAAAATTACTTAAGAAAATACCTCAATTTGTTGCTCAgttttctagatttatttttttcacacatgaGCAAGTTTCTTTTTCATCAGTAGATTTCCGGTCTCCTAGAGACCCTAGGAACAGTGAGTCATCGAATTCTTCTAGGCAGAATCCTAAGTCTATGTATGTGGGAGATCCTGAATTACAGAACAAAAGAATTTTCCAATTTAAAATCCCTGGTTGTTTAACTGATCATTTTTATTCTCACTTCatttctgtgattatttttaaattgtgtggaGAGTTTAGTTTCCTCAGGTAACAGAAAGCCACAGTTTTGGTTTATACTAAACATTTAGCCGCATTTATTTCACTAGAATGCTTCCAGCAAGAGAAATGTCGTTCTCTATTTCATCAACGATTaagaaaaaattcagagaatGAAACAAAACTTTGCAGGATAATGGTGAAATGTTTATTCATAAAACATGTACTTACTTTTGGGGCCACGTGATGTCACTCTCGGCTGAGAAATTCTCTGATTCAAAGCCATCTTTTAGGCTTTGGAAAGACGCTCCGGTCTTTTATAGTCTCCTAGGGCAGAACAGTGACGAACACAGCAGGATGGGGCTGAAGGAATCAGAAGATTTCCCcaagttttgaaaattttttcgCTAACTATAAAAAAGCTCGAGTGTTTGAAATGTTGTACTCAAGTCGAGGCGACCAAGGGGACCGGGATCTACTGCTACTGTTTATCATTCTCACAGCCTGGGAGACCGGGAGCAGCCAGGTCCACTACTCAGTACTGGAGGAGGCCAAACATGGCACTTTCGTGGGCCACATCGCCCAGGACCTAAGGCTGGAGCTGGCGGAGCTGGTACCCCGCTTGTTCCAGTTGGATTCCAAAGGCCGCGGAGACCTTCTGGAGGTAAATCTGCAGAATGGTATTTTGTTTGTGAATTCTCGGATCGACCGGGAGGAGCTGTGCGGGCGGAGCGCGGAGTGCAGCATCCACCTGGAGGTGATCGTGGACCGGCCGCTGCAGGTGTTCCATGTGGAAGTGGAGGTGAAGGACATTAACGACAATCCTCCTGTGTTCCCCGGAACACAAAGGAATCTGTTTATCGCGGAATCCAGGCCGCTTGACTCTCGGTTTCCACTAGAGGGCGCCTCCGATGCAGATATCGGGGAGAACGCTCTGTTGACTTACAGGCTGAGCTCCAATGAGTATTTCTCTCTGGACGTACCAACCACCGACCAACAGGTAAAGCCTCTGGGACTTGTATTACGAAAACCTTTAGACAGGGAAGAATCTCCGGAACTTCATTTAGTGCTCACGGCCACTGACAGAGGCAAACCTGAGCTGACTGGCACAGTTCAGTTACTCGTCAAAGTGCTGGACGCCAATGACAACGCCCCAGCTTTCGACAGAACACTCTATGCGGTGAAATTACCAGAAAACGTTCCCAATGCAACGTTCGTAATTAAACTTAACGCCTCAGATTTAGACGAAGGCTTGAATGGggattttatttactcattctctAGTGACGTTTCTCCAGATATAAAATTTAAGTTCTACATAGACCCCCTAAgtgggaagattatagcaataggACATATAGATTTTGAAGAAAGTAAAGCCTACAAAATTCCAGTAGAGGCGATAGATAAAGGCCTCCCACCCCTGGCTGGTCACTGTACAGTTCTTGTGGAAGTTGTGGACACTAATGACTTTGCTCCAGAGTTGATTATCAAAACGCTCTGGCTCCCTGTCAAAGAGGACGCACAGCTGGGGACAATCATTGCCCTGATCAGCGTTATTGACCGAGACGAAGGTGCAAATGGACAGGTGACCTGTTCCCTGACGCCTCATGTCCCCTTCAAACTGGTGTCCACCTTCAAGAATTACTATTCGCTGGTGCTGGACAGCGCCCTGGACCGCGAGAGGGTGGCGAACTATAAAGTGGTGGTGACCGCGAGGGACGGGGGCTCGCCTTCGCTGTCGGCCACTGCCAGCGTGTCCGTGGAGGTGGCCGACGTGAACGACAACGCGCCCACGTTCGCGCAGCCCGAGTACACGGTGTTCGTGAAGGAGAACAACCCGCCCGGCTGCCACATCTTCACGGTGTCGGCGCGAGACGCGGACGCGCAGGAGAACGCGCTGGTGTCCTACTCGCTGGTGGAGCGGCGGGTGGGCGAGCGAGCGCTGTCGAGCTACGTGTCGGTGCACGCGGAGAGCGGCAAGGTGTACGCGCTGCAGCCGCTGGACCACGAGGAGCTGGAGCTGCTGCATTTCCAGGTGAGCGCGCGCGACGCGGGCGTGCCGCCTCTGGGCAGCAACGTGACGCTGCAGGTGTTCGTGCTGGACGAGAACGACAACGCGCCGGCGCTGCTGCTGCCCGGgccgggcggcggggcgggcgcgCTGAGCCAGCGGGTGGCTCGGTCGGTGGGCGCGGGCCACGTGGTGGCGAAGGTGCGCGCGGTGGACGCGGACTCGGGCTACAACGCGTGGCTGTCGTACGAGCTGCAGCCGGCGGCGGGTGGCGCGCGCAGCCCGTTCCGCGTGGGGCTGTACACGGGCGAGATCAGCACGACGCGCGCCCTGGACGAGGCGGACGCGCCGCGCCAGCGCCTGCTGGTGCTGGTGAAGGACCACGGCGAACCGGCGCTGACGGCCACGGCCACCGTGCTGCTGTCGCTGGAGGACAGCGGCCAGGCGCCCAAGGCCTCTTCGCGGGCGTCGACGGGCGCCGCTGGCGCGGAGGCCGCTCTGGTGGATGTGAACGTGTACCTGATCATCGCCATCTGCGCGGTGTCCAGCCTGTTGGTGCTCACGCTGCTGCTGTACGCGGCGCTGCGGTGCTCGGCGCCGCCCAGCGAGGGCGCGTGCGGGCCCGGGAAGCCCACGCTGGTGTGCTCCAGCGCGGTGGGGAGCTGGTCTTACTCGCAGCAGAAGCGGCAGAGGGTGTGCTCTGGGGAGGGGCCGCCCAAGGCAGACCTCATGGCCTTCAGCCCCAGCCTACCTCCGTGTCCTGGATCTATAGATGCAACTGGAGATCCACAAGCTTCTTTGGACTCCTCTGGGAAGGTGGGTTgctctaatattttatttgtttatgtatgtattcatttagtcttgaaaaatattttaattatcctATAAGAtacttttaaatagtttttatccATGTTTTTCTAGTTCTGccagtatgtttaattttatttccggAGATTGAACCTTAACTTTGTAACTGACTTTTGCTTCGACTTCCAGTTGAGAATCGTTATAAACCATACACTGAACAGACATTTATTAGGGCTGaatccattttatttaaaacctGTTGTGGGAGTCATATTGAATTCCTGATTAATAGGAATTGCTGCCACCGTACCTGAAAACTATTAGGTGAAAACAAATTTAGTCATTACACATTAAGTTAACTGCAACACCACTCTGTCAAATGataatttatttctaaagtaAGCATGGTAGTTTAGCCTAATTATATTGTTTTTAAGCAACCCCATAGCAGATATATGCAGTAACTGTTACCTGGTTAACTTATAGTTTCCTACCTTTCTGGAGACATGGCGGTCAGCACTAGTTAGTGTCTGTAACTTCAATAAGTAACTTCCAATATACCTAGAAAACAGTTGCTTTACTTtaggaatttaattttaattgtttcaAATATAACTCTTATTCCCACTTGTTCAAAGTATGTTTCTGTACATTGTCTGACAGTGTAGATCATAAGAAAATGTTGATTGAGAATCTTTTCTACACGtagaaatttttttgaaattcatgTTTTATCTGATATTGAAG
It encodes:
- the LOC132362574 gene encoding LOW QUALITY PROTEIN: protocadherin alpha-9-like (The sequence of the model RefSeq protein was modified relative to this genomic sequence to represent the inferred CDS: deleted 1 base in 1 codon); protein product: MLYSSRGDQGDRDLLLLFIILTAWETGSSQVHYSVLEEAKHGTFVGHIAQDLRLELAELVPRLFQLDSKGRGDLLEVNLQNGILFVNSRIDREELCGRSAECSIHLEVIVDRPLQVFHVEVEVKDINDNPPVFPGTQRNLFIAESRPLDSRFPLEGASDADIGENALLTYRLSSNEYFSLDVPTTDQQVKPLGLVLRKPLDREESPELHLVLTATDRGKPELTGTVQLLVKVLDANDNAPAFDRTLYAVKLPENVPNATFVIKLNASDLDEGLNGDFIYSFSSDVSPDIKFKFYIDPLSGKIIAIGHIDFEESKAYKIPVEAIDKGLPPLAGHCTVLVEVVDTNDFAPELIIKTLWLPVKEDAQLGTIIALISVIDRDEGANGQVTCSLTPHVPFKLVSTFKNYYSLVLDSALDRERVANYKVVVTARDGGSPSLSATASVSVEVADVNDNAPTFAQPEYTVFVKENNPPGCHIFTVSARDADAQENALVSYSLVERRVGERALSSYVSVHAESGKVYALQPLDHEELELLHFQVSARDAGVPPLGSNVTLQVFVLDENDNAPALLLPGPGGGAGALSQRVARSVGAGHVVAKVRAVDADSGYNAWLSYELQPAAGGARSPFRVGLYTGEISTTRALDEADAPRQRLLVLVKDHGEPALTATATVLLSLEDSGQAPKASSRASTGAAGAEAALVDVNVYLIIAICAVSSLLVLTLLLYAALRCSAPPSEGACGPGKPTLVCSSAVGSWSYSQQKRQRCALGRGRPRQTSWPSAPAYLRVLDL